One segment of Anopheles stephensi strain Indian chromosome 3, UCI_ANSTEP_V1.0, whole genome shotgun sequence DNA contains the following:
- the LOC118513796 gene encoding ejaculatory bulb-specific protein 3-like, translated as MKHLTMVALLAMVVVLASAQKYTDKFDNIDVDRVLSNDRILNNYLKCLLDKGPCTQEGRELKKTLPDALKTNCEKCSEKQKTSSRKVIAHLEDRKPQEWKKLLDKYDPEGIYKSKYEKLNKRS; from the exons TTGCCCTtttggcgatggtggtggtgctggccaGCGCCCAGAAGTACACCGACAAGTTCGACAACATCGACGTTGACCGCGTGCTGTCGAACGACCGAATTCTCAACAACTACCTCAAGTGTCTGCTGGATAAGGGACCGTGCACCCAGGAGGGCCGAGAGCTGAAGA AAACGCTTCCCGATGCGCTGAAAACGAACTGCGAGAAGTGTAGCGAGAAGCAGAAGACCAGCTCCCGCAAGGTAATCGCCCATCTCGAGGACCGTAAGCCACAGGAATGGAAGAAGCTGCTCGACAAGTACGACCCGGAAGGCATCTACAAGAGCAAGTACGAGAAGCTCAACAAGCGATCCTAG